Part of the Candidatus Rhabdochlamydia sp. T3358 genome, TCCTAATGAAATCCAGACAAGGGGAATAGCTACTCCTTTAACATTAACACCTAATGTAAGAATATTTATGTGCTTCTTACCAAACTTCCAATCGGTTCTATCTAAAGATAAATCGTTTTTTTTATTTTTAAGACCTAAAACCATTATCACAAATTTCATGGTCAAATAAGTATAATTATTTACGGAAATAAGCCATTTAAAAAATCTTTGTAGACGTTTATAATTGGATGATATTTTTGCCTCACTATATAAAACGGTTGAAAGATCTGATAAATTTACTGTTCTTACTACGAATAGTCCTATTAATACATTCGTTAATACAGTTAATCTAGACTTGTTCCAATCAAAATGTTCTGCTAAAATATTTTTCAGTTCGCAAATATGTTTCATAATACCTCTTAGAGTGATTTCCAGAAGTATTATGCCAGATCTCTGGTCATATTTGCGGGCTATTCTTTTTATCT contains:
- a CDS encoding transposase; amino-acid sequence: MKHICELKNILAEHFDWNKSRLTVLTNVLIGLFVVRTVNLSDLSTVLYSEAKISSNYKRLQRFFKWLISVNNYTYLTMKFVIMVLGLKNKKNDLSLDRTDWKFGKKHINILTLGVNVKGVAIPLVWISLGRAGNSKTADRIELLKKVINEIEIKSLTADREFIGEEWFKFLLQANIPIYIRIKKDTQVVRRNHHYTISLKDLFAKLKQGKKKVLKGQYTVLGLEVNLAASRNNKGELLIVLTNRCPYKALKIYKKRWS